The following proteins come from a genomic window of Andrena cerasifolii isolate SP2316 chromosome 6, iyAndCera1_principal, whole genome shotgun sequence:
- the LOC143370199 gene encoding uncharacterized protein LOC143370199 isoform X3, whose amino-acid sequence MRVCAVGGMNRPSKAVTQAKKVAPPAVPDVFRHSGSSFGSAGYASSEDSCFLPGSGPGGTADDGSYGMPSGKSPGPIFTHPGFAFPPVVGKYAHAEDQGIDMTQSPGRDSPGSSGSGSGSRHSTASLDSGRASGYHLGPRGPGALASSPRCSISSLGSHPDRPADLDVVHAWLTELQFEEYFPLFASAGYDLATITRMTPEDLTGIGIKKPNHRKQLKAEIDNLNIGDGLPEHIPGSLEEWLRLLRLEEYLGALHQQGMRSVEDVTTLTWEDLEDIGIVRLGHQKKLLLAIKRVKDIRAGKRIQPLDLARLPPHPGHTQDVVIQRGGSDLPSPDEDCSSPVMRSFQRGGNDATSAWRSMYAALPADYNIVGRAGSRGKSLESLEDAPLGYPPSPAPSNHPQPIEWRPRSFEDGDLTPTNDTSVVDAGGGTLPRPRHCLVRPRPVAKVAATPGQFKSLPRDFDNKYQLTYGLESSPHLPKRCPPSPPRRQSSRESGSSVVGGGGSGVGDVVIDCSGPVPTASCEDHHIHHHQHHHLIHHPSPPPPAPSPAPSTPPQMNRPPSSMSRSWGSVSVSVNEEHELIASLALQHRNGSDASFKSSSSTESDSLPFANENAGTIKQRAVRAQEYASANSSNNIQNHVMSHHPGGSEPTDVLNDIGNMLANLTDELDAMLEEEKRQGLNA is encoded by the exons ATGCGTGTGTGTGCAGTTGGCGGCATGAACCGGCCGTCCAAAGCTGTGACCCAGGCGAAGAAAGTGGCACCGCCGGCTGTGCCCGATGTATTTCGACATTCTGGATCATCTTTTGGTTCCGCTGGATATGCGAGCAGCGAGGATAGCTGTTTCCTGCCCGGAAGTGGACCAGGAGGAACGGCGGACGATGGCTCTTACGGGATGCCATCTGGGAAGAGTCCGGGACCTATTTTTACTCACCCTGGCTTCGCTTTTCCACCAGTCGTTGGCAAATACGCCCACGCTGAGGATCAAG GAATCGACATGACCCAGAGTCCTGGAAGAGACAGCCCGGGTAGTTCAGGATCGGGTTCAGGTTCCAGGCATTCCACTGCCTCGTTAGATTCTGGAAGAGCCTCTGGATATCATCTAGGTCCCAGAGGACCAGGTGCTCTCGCTTCGTCACCCAGGTGTTCCATAAGCTCACTGGGCAGCCATCCGGACAGACCAGCAGATCTCGATGTCGTACATGCTTGGTTGACCGAACTCCAGTTCGAGGAATACTTTCCACTGTTCGCTTCCGCTGGTTACGATCTCGCTACTATTACGCGTATGACGCCAGAAGATTTAACAGGAATAG GAATTAAGAAGCCTAATCACAGAAAGCAGCTGAAAGCGGAAATAGACAATTTAAATATAGGAGACGGCTTGCCAGAGCATATTCCTGGTTCACTGGAGGAGTGGCTCAGGCTTCTACGGCTCGAGGAATATCTTGGTGCTCTTCATCAACAGGGTATGCGTTCGGTCGAAGACGTGACAACTCTCACTTGGGAGGATCTCGAGGACATCGGCATTGTGCGGTTAGGCCACCAGAAGAAATTATTGCTGGCGATCAAGAGAGTGAAGGACATCCGTGCCGGCAAACGTATACAGCCGCTGGATCTCGCGCGGTTACCGCCGCATCCTGGACACACGCAG GATGTAGTAATTCAACGAGGAGGCTCTGATTTACCGTCTCCCGACGAAGATTGTTCCTCGCCGGTTATGAGATCTTTCCAAAGAGGAGGGAACGATGCCACGTCCGCGTGGAGAAGCATGTACGCTGCTTTACCAGCCGACTACAACATCGTTGGCCGAGCTGGCTCGCGAGGAAAGTCCTTGGAAAGCTTAGAGGATGCACCCCTCGGGTATCCCCCGTCGCCAGCGCCCTCCAACCATCCGCAGCCGATTGAGTGGCGTCCACGCAGCTTCGAGGACGGCGATCTTACTCCTACAAATGATACATCCGTTGTGGATGCTGGCGGTGGAACTCTTCCACGCCCAAGACATTGCCTTGTTCGTCCACGGCCTGTAGCCAAG GTCGCTGCAACTCCAGGGCAGTTCAAGTCATTGCCAAGAGACTTCGATAACAAATATCAACTAACTTATGGACTGGAAAGTAGTCCGCATCTTCCGAAACGTTGCCCCCCGTCTCCCCCAAGGCGACAAAGCTCTAGAGAAAGCGGCTCGTCCGTCGTCGGCGGCGGGGGATCGGGAGTGGGCGATGTTGTGATAGATTGCAGTGGGCCAGTACCAACTGCTTCCTGCGAGGATCATCACATCCATCATCATCAACATCATCATTTGATTCATCATCCTTCGCCTCCGCCACCAGCACCTTCACCAGCGCCATCCACTCCGCCGCAAATGAATCGACCGCCTTCTTCCATGTCCCGTTCTTGGGGCAGTGTCAGTGTCAGTGTGAACGAGGAACATGAGTTAATAGCTTCTCTTGCTTTGCAACACCGCAACGGATCTGACGCTAGCTTTAAG TCAAGCTCCAGTACAGAATCAGACTCGCTACCTTTCGCAAACGAGAATGCTGGAACGATAAAGCAGAGAGCCGTGCGAGCACAAGAATACGCAAGTGCTAACTCTAGCAATAATATTCAGAATCATGTAATGAGCCACCATCCCGGCGGTAGTGAACCGACGGACGTGTTGAACGACATTGGAAATATGCTAGCGAACCTCACCGACGAACTCGATGCCATgctcgaagaagaaaaacgtcaGGGCCTGAACGCATAA
- the LOC143370199 gene encoding uncharacterized protein LOC143370199 isoform X2, with protein MRRISVGGMNRPSKAVTQAKKVAPPAVPDVFRHSGSSFGSAGYASSEDSCFLPGSGPGGTADDGSYGMPSGKSPGPIFTHPGFAFPPVVGKYAHAEDQGIDMTQSPGRDSPGSSGSGSGSRHSTASLDSGRASGYHLGPRGPGALASSPRCSISSLGSHPDRPADLDVVHAWLTELQFEEYFPLFASAGYDLATITRMTPEDLTGIGIKKPNHRKQLKAEIDNLNIGDGLPEHIPGSLEEWLRLLRLEEYLGALHQQGMRSVEDVTTLTWEDLEDIGIVRLGHQKKLLLAIKRVKDIRAGKRIQPLDLARLPPHPGHTQDVVIQRGGSDLPSPDEDCSSPVMRSFQRGGNDATSAWRSMYAALPADYNIVGRAGSRGKSLESLEDAPLGYPPSPAPSNHPQPIEWRPRSFEDGDLTPTNDTSVVDAGGGTLPRPRHCLVRPRPVAKVAATPGQFKSLPRDFDNKYQLTYGLESSPHLPKRCPPSPPRRQSSRESGSSVVGGGGSGVGDVVIDCSGPVPTASCEDHHIHHHQHHHLIHHPSPPPPAPSPAPSTPPQMNRPPSSMSRSWGSVSVSVNEEHELIASLALQHRNGSDASFKSSSSTESDSLPFANENAGTIKQRAVRAQEYASANSSNNIQNHVMSHHPGGSEPTDVLNDIGNMLANLTDELDAMLEEEKRQGLNA; from the exons TTGGCGGCATGAACCGGCCGTCCAAAGCTGTGACCCAGGCGAAGAAAGTGGCACCGCCGGCTGTGCCCGATGTATTTCGACATTCTGGATCATCTTTTGGTTCCGCTGGATATGCGAGCAGCGAGGATAGCTGTTTCCTGCCCGGAAGTGGACCAGGAGGAACGGCGGACGATGGCTCTTACGGGATGCCATCTGGGAAGAGTCCGGGACCTATTTTTACTCACCCTGGCTTCGCTTTTCCACCAGTCGTTGGCAAATACGCCCACGCTGAGGATCAAG GAATCGACATGACCCAGAGTCCTGGAAGAGACAGCCCGGGTAGTTCAGGATCGGGTTCAGGTTCCAGGCATTCCACTGCCTCGTTAGATTCTGGAAGAGCCTCTGGATATCATCTAGGTCCCAGAGGACCAGGTGCTCTCGCTTCGTCACCCAGGTGTTCCATAAGCTCACTGGGCAGCCATCCGGACAGACCAGCAGATCTCGATGTCGTACATGCTTGGTTGACCGAACTCCAGTTCGAGGAATACTTTCCACTGTTCGCTTCCGCTGGTTACGATCTCGCTACTATTACGCGTATGACGCCAGAAGATTTAACAGGAATAG GAATTAAGAAGCCTAATCACAGAAAGCAGCTGAAAGCGGAAATAGACAATTTAAATATAGGAGACGGCTTGCCAGAGCATATTCCTGGTTCACTGGAGGAGTGGCTCAGGCTTCTACGGCTCGAGGAATATCTTGGTGCTCTTCATCAACAGGGTATGCGTTCGGTCGAAGACGTGACAACTCTCACTTGGGAGGATCTCGAGGACATCGGCATTGTGCGGTTAGGCCACCAGAAGAAATTATTGCTGGCGATCAAGAGAGTGAAGGACATCCGTGCCGGCAAACGTATACAGCCGCTGGATCTCGCGCGGTTACCGCCGCATCCTGGACACACGCAG GATGTAGTAATTCAACGAGGAGGCTCTGATTTACCGTCTCCCGACGAAGATTGTTCCTCGCCGGTTATGAGATCTTTCCAAAGAGGAGGGAACGATGCCACGTCCGCGTGGAGAAGCATGTACGCTGCTTTACCAGCCGACTACAACATCGTTGGCCGAGCTGGCTCGCGAGGAAAGTCCTTGGAAAGCTTAGAGGATGCACCCCTCGGGTATCCCCCGTCGCCAGCGCCCTCCAACCATCCGCAGCCGATTGAGTGGCGTCCACGCAGCTTCGAGGACGGCGATCTTACTCCTACAAATGATACATCCGTTGTGGATGCTGGCGGTGGAACTCTTCCACGCCCAAGACATTGCCTTGTTCGTCCACGGCCTGTAGCCAAG GTCGCTGCAACTCCAGGGCAGTTCAAGTCATTGCCAAGAGACTTCGATAACAAATATCAACTAACTTATGGACTGGAAAGTAGTCCGCATCTTCCGAAACGTTGCCCCCCGTCTCCCCCAAGGCGACAAAGCTCTAGAGAAAGCGGCTCGTCCGTCGTCGGCGGCGGGGGATCGGGAGTGGGCGATGTTGTGATAGATTGCAGTGGGCCAGTACCAACTGCTTCCTGCGAGGATCATCACATCCATCATCATCAACATCATCATTTGATTCATCATCCTTCGCCTCCGCCACCAGCACCTTCACCAGCGCCATCCACTCCGCCGCAAATGAATCGACCGCCTTCTTCCATGTCCCGTTCTTGGGGCAGTGTCAGTGTCAGTGTGAACGAGGAACATGAGTTAATAGCTTCTCTTGCTTTGCAACACCGCAACGGATCTGACGCTAGCTTTAAG TCAAGCTCCAGTACAGAATCAGACTCGCTACCTTTCGCAAACGAGAATGCTGGAACGATAAAGCAGAGAGCCGTGCGAGCACAAGAATACGCAAGTGCTAACTCTAGCAATAATATTCAGAATCATGTAATGAGCCACCATCCCGGCGGTAGTGAACCGACGGACGTGTTGAACGACATTGGAAATATGCTAGCGAACCTCACCGACGAACTCGATGCCATgctcgaagaagaaaaacgtcaGGGCCTGAACGCATAA
- the LOC143370199 gene encoding uncharacterized protein LOC143370199 isoform X1, whose product MRRISVGGMNRPSKAVTQAKKVAPPAVPDVFRHSGSSFGSAGYASSEDSCFLPGSGPGGTADDGSYGMPSGKSPGPIFTHPGFAFPPVVGKYAHAEDQGIDMTQSPGRDSPGSSGSGSGSRHSTASLDSGRASGYHLGPRGPGALASSPRCSISSLGSHPDRPADLDVVHAWLTELQFEEYFPLFASAGYDLATITRMTPEDLTGIGIKKPNHRKQLKAEIDNLNIGDGLPEHIPGSLEEWLRLLRLEEYLGALHQQGMRSVEDVTTLTWEDLEDIGIVRLGHQKKLLLAIKRVKDIRAGKRIQPLDLARLPPHPGHTQDVVIQRGGSDLPSPDEDCSSPVMRSFQRGGNDATSAWRSMYAALPADYNIVGRAGSRGKSLESLEDAPLGYPPSPAPSNHPQPIEWRPRSFEDGDLTPTNDTSVVDAGGGTLPRPRHCLVRPRPVAKVILINVAATPGQFKSLPRDFDNKYQLTYGLESSPHLPKRCPPSPPRRQSSRESGSSVVGGGGSGVGDVVIDCSGPVPTASCEDHHIHHHQHHHLIHHPSPPPPAPSPAPSTPPQMNRPPSSMSRSWGSVSVSVNEEHELIASLALQHRNGSDASFKSSSSTESDSLPFANENAGTIKQRAVRAQEYASANSSNNIQNHVMSHHPGGSEPTDVLNDIGNMLANLTDELDAMLEEEKRQGLNA is encoded by the exons TTGGCGGCATGAACCGGCCGTCCAAAGCTGTGACCCAGGCGAAGAAAGTGGCACCGCCGGCTGTGCCCGATGTATTTCGACATTCTGGATCATCTTTTGGTTCCGCTGGATATGCGAGCAGCGAGGATAGCTGTTTCCTGCCCGGAAGTGGACCAGGAGGAACGGCGGACGATGGCTCTTACGGGATGCCATCTGGGAAGAGTCCGGGACCTATTTTTACTCACCCTGGCTTCGCTTTTCCACCAGTCGTTGGCAAATACGCCCACGCTGAGGATCAAG GAATCGACATGACCCAGAGTCCTGGAAGAGACAGCCCGGGTAGTTCAGGATCGGGTTCAGGTTCCAGGCATTCCACTGCCTCGTTAGATTCTGGAAGAGCCTCTGGATATCATCTAGGTCCCAGAGGACCAGGTGCTCTCGCTTCGTCACCCAGGTGTTCCATAAGCTCACTGGGCAGCCATCCGGACAGACCAGCAGATCTCGATGTCGTACATGCTTGGTTGACCGAACTCCAGTTCGAGGAATACTTTCCACTGTTCGCTTCCGCTGGTTACGATCTCGCTACTATTACGCGTATGACGCCAGAAGATTTAACAGGAATAG GAATTAAGAAGCCTAATCACAGAAAGCAGCTGAAAGCGGAAATAGACAATTTAAATATAGGAGACGGCTTGCCAGAGCATATTCCTGGTTCACTGGAGGAGTGGCTCAGGCTTCTACGGCTCGAGGAATATCTTGGTGCTCTTCATCAACAGGGTATGCGTTCGGTCGAAGACGTGACAACTCTCACTTGGGAGGATCTCGAGGACATCGGCATTGTGCGGTTAGGCCACCAGAAGAAATTATTGCTGGCGATCAAGAGAGTGAAGGACATCCGTGCCGGCAAACGTATACAGCCGCTGGATCTCGCGCGGTTACCGCCGCATCCTGGACACACGCAG GATGTAGTAATTCAACGAGGAGGCTCTGATTTACCGTCTCCCGACGAAGATTGTTCCTCGCCGGTTATGAGATCTTTCCAAAGAGGAGGGAACGATGCCACGTCCGCGTGGAGAAGCATGTACGCTGCTTTACCAGCCGACTACAACATCGTTGGCCGAGCTGGCTCGCGAGGAAAGTCCTTGGAAAGCTTAGAGGATGCACCCCTCGGGTATCCCCCGTCGCCAGCGCCCTCCAACCATCCGCAGCCGATTGAGTGGCGTCCACGCAGCTTCGAGGACGGCGATCTTACTCCTACAAATGATACATCCGTTGTGGATGCTGGCGGTGGAACTCTTCCACGCCCAAGACATTGCCTTGTTCGTCCACGGCCTGTAGCCAAGGTAATACTAATAAAT GTCGCTGCAACTCCAGGGCAGTTCAAGTCATTGCCAAGAGACTTCGATAACAAATATCAACTAACTTATGGACTGGAAAGTAGTCCGCATCTTCCGAAACGTTGCCCCCCGTCTCCCCCAAGGCGACAAAGCTCTAGAGAAAGCGGCTCGTCCGTCGTCGGCGGCGGGGGATCGGGAGTGGGCGATGTTGTGATAGATTGCAGTGGGCCAGTACCAACTGCTTCCTGCGAGGATCATCACATCCATCATCATCAACATCATCATTTGATTCATCATCCTTCGCCTCCGCCACCAGCACCTTCACCAGCGCCATCCACTCCGCCGCAAATGAATCGACCGCCTTCTTCCATGTCCCGTTCTTGGGGCAGTGTCAGTGTCAGTGTGAACGAGGAACATGAGTTAATAGCTTCTCTTGCTTTGCAACACCGCAACGGATCTGACGCTAGCTTTAAG TCAAGCTCCAGTACAGAATCAGACTCGCTACCTTTCGCAAACGAGAATGCTGGAACGATAAAGCAGAGAGCCGTGCGAGCACAAGAATACGCAAGTGCTAACTCTAGCAATAATATTCAGAATCATGTAATGAGCCACCATCCCGGCGGTAGTGAACCGACGGACGTGTTGAACGACATTGGAAATATGCTAGCGAACCTCACCGACGAACTCGATGCCATgctcgaagaagaaaaacgtcaGGGCCTGAACGCATAA